GAAGTCAGGGAGGAAAATGTCGATCTGGGAGCTTACAAAAGTGAGGGTCAGGATAAAAGTGATAAGGGTACGATTAATTTTGTCACCAGCAAAGTTAAGGGCAACTGGAGTGGGAGGAGTTGGGAGGCTACGAAAGAAGAGGGCGACTCTGTTGCTAAGAAAAGGAAACTTAAGATACAGAAGTTCGAGGTTAATTATTTAGAGGCCGATAACTCAGTCGGTAAAATGGAATCGACGGTCGGTAAAACAGATTTTAATGTTGGGAGAGGGGATTTGAAGGCTGGGAGTGGGGGTAAGAGTAAAGGTGGGGGGTCTGGAAGGACGATGGAGACAGGAAGTGCCGGTAAGGAAGAAAATTCGGTAAATAGAGCGGGaaattcaaatggaaaagtggaaaaaaatgatgataagaAATCAATTGGAcagaaatatttgaaaagtgtaaaaaaatcgttgacgaaagaaaattttcaaatttttgctaaaattATTGAGAGTTATCGCGCTCAGGGTAATTTTAGTGAGTTGTGTAAGAcattggaaaaattatttttggaaagTGGAAAGGAAATGAAAGACTTGTTTGTGGGGTTCAagacttttttgaaaaaacagcATATTGAGGAGTTTGATAATTACTGCAAGCGTTTTAAGTTGttgtgataaatatttttaattgtttataaaatatatgtttatagtATTAATAAAGGAAATACGtgattatttatgaataaatctTTAGGCGTCCATTATTGCGTTGTCATGATTCATGGAGCCGAGAGTAGATTTTCGCTTTGAGATCTCGGTGGCGACGATTTCTTGGTAATAGTCCCCGAAGACGCTGCGATTGTGGGCGACTATTATGAAGAATCGAGCGGCTATGGAGGCGAGCTCTTCTTGGAGGGAAGAAAGACCTGGGGGTACTTGAGTTGGCACTGCGTTTtgggataaaattattttttcgaggAATTGCCGGATTCtcagatctaaaaaaaaattttttgttttaattttttctatcgatAATCGaatttcgagatatcgataaattttgaaatcgatttattgTAAATCGATATATGAAGTTTtctgaacaaaaattttttcgataattgatttttgaaaattcgataaaTCTAAAGTATTCtcaaaatcgatatatcgatctatcgatatatcgatttttgaatttcgagatatcgaatttGTACTTCAGATCGATTAATcgtcataattaaataaatcaagtcATTGACTATCAaatgatgaatttttataatgattacAGGATCGATACATTGAAATTCAATGAATCGATTGTAATCTCGAGGTATCGATTGTAACTTTGGGTTCGAGTTATTgacaaaattaaatgaaaaatcgattaatcgaaGTTCGAGATTCGAGATATCGATATTATATAAATCGATACATTGAAATTCGATTAGTCGATTGTACTCTCGAGGTATCGATTTCAACTTGGAGTACAAGTTATTGACaaatttaagtgaaaaatCAACTAATCGAAGTTTGAGATTCGAGATATCGATATCATATAGATCGATACATCGAAATTCGAGTAATCGATTGTAATCTCAAGGTATCGATTGTAACTTCGAGATCGAGTTAttgacaaatttaatttaaaaatcgattaatcgaaATTCGAGATTAGATATATCGATATCAtataaatcgatatatcgaaatgaatttttcaactgGAAATTTATACTCACTAACGAGTGATCGAATTTTATGGTCTTCATTTGTTAATTCCATGATTTGTCGTTCTAAAATCGATTCTGTTTCTTTATCTAATTCTTTATTATGAACTTCTttcaaaataacatttatatcTTCTTTTATTTGAATCACTACATTGggcataattttttctaattctctgaaaaaaattcacaatcataccatttaatttttcatacaaattctagtgagaaaaaatacaaaaaatcgATCATACTTATTAGAATGAACTGTATCCAAGATAATATCCAAATGTTGCTtaacatttttcttaaatttatcaacatcTTGCATTAATCCACCGACTGTACTGCCGCAGATCAACAGTATCGATCCAATAATAGtcaatctatttattttatctcttaATTCTAACAATCGTCCCTGATCTAGCATCAGCGTCTAAAACAAAaactataattattcaaaatataactcgctaaaatttttttaacaacaaatGACTTTCATATTCCTATAGTTTACACGATTCCGCgtagaatgagtacccacaacactatatttaaatcaaaaattgatttcattaatttatcaattaattaaaccgcgaaatgacattttaaaattttcttttttaaacatagtgatgtgggtactcaaacaaGAGGAAATCCGGTCACAAATTAAATGCTgaagtcaaaaattaaaaaaaactttttttcaaaaataaaaatcataatttttgagttaaaatttttcaaatccaaacatagtgatgtgggtactcaaactacAGGAAATTACATCACGAATACATTAgtactaataaaaatttccaaaataccTCAGCTTCTGGACAAGAGTCCCAGTTAAGCAGATCCAAATACGCTTCCGCTAGTAAATAATGCGTAACTTGCTTAAGTCCATTGACATCATTAGcaccttctatttttttatcatctaaatGCTTGAGTAGCCATCTCCTAGTGTTTTGCAAACCATCAGCctgaatttctaaaaattgggcgaatttttttttctcatactcGATACTCGAGGCGACGATATTCGGCCGCATCATCGTGATTGTAAAATTAGCGAGGTCTAATTTCATCAGCTGCAGAGTCTCCATGATTCCCTTGAACGTGTCTACGATGTCAGTACATTCTAATAACTCCCGAATTTTATCATCGCGCACCGGCGCGCATATTTtgctcattaaatttaaaacataatGAGAGTAGtgagtaaaattcaaaacccCTTTTTCCGCTTGTTGTTTTATCAGATCAATGTCTAATATTTCGCGTaaattttcacgaatttttttatgatgagGTAAAACTAAATCCTCTAGAGtctgaaaatacaaaaaaaattattaagaattttgaaattttttaaaacatttaattacCTCGCGTATTTCGCGCAATAGCACCAACGCTTGAGTGTAATCCGGAGGGTCATCATTCAACTGCTGCTTTAGTAAATTCCAAAACGCATTGTGCATTATCTCCTTcacttttttttgcaatttctTGGTCTTGGTACCGTCATCATCTTGACCCTCATCGTCATCATTTCCGTAGCCATTTATGTCATTGCTAAATAACGCAGGgtctaatttgaaatttttatcaacagcTATCTCGTGTGCCAGCGCCATATTTGTCATTCCATTTGCTGCGTTTATTATTTCGTCGAGTGATACAAATTTTGGCGGAGATGCTCCTGTTAGAAAATTTGCTGACCACTGCCTAATTGTAATAAAtcatagatataaatatatataagtatatattatGGTAGAGAATTTGATGCCCTTTAaaacgagtacccacatgccatatttatttttaatattttttattataatatatatacaatatatgtatatatacatcatGCGTAAATCTATATAATGATAGAAAATTGAAAGCCCTTTAAAATGAATACCCACAAGCTatacttattttcaatttttattgtcgatatatacatatatatttatttatatatgtatatatgatgtaaattattggaaataaatatgacatgtgggtactcattttaaaacaTATCGAATTCTCTACCATAATTAATGTACACGAagatatgtatacatatatatattgatatatatatatttatatatatcatatatatctatccacatttttatatacatattatagtAGAGAATTTGATATGCTTtgaaatgagtacccacaagctatacttattttcaatttttattttcaatatatacatatatatttatttatatatgtatatatgttgtaaattattggaaataaatatgacatgtgggtactcattttaaagcATATCAAATTCTCTACTATAATTTATGTacatgaatatatgtatacatatatatacatattgatatatatatttatatatatcatatatatctatccacatttttatatacatattatagtAGAGAATTTGATATGCTTtgaaatgagtacccacatgctatatatatttcgaataaattaaatcatatatttataaatatatatatatgttgaaaaaaaatttgaaaataagtatcgcttgtgggtactcattttaaagggcttttaattttctatcacgatatagactcatatacacaatatatttgtaatatatatgtatatatgtcatctaatataaaatttccgcttccggaaaaatttttttcgttccgTACGTTCGATATACGATTCAAATTCACTACAATTTAAATCGAACGTccctttaataaaaaaatattcatattttcattatcaattaattacctgTCCTTGTTATCATCACTAGATTTATTGATCCCTGACGATGATGATGGACTTGGGTCACTATTTTTATCctccatttttaaataattaaataacaaaaaattttatctttaactcactgtaaaaaatataaaataataaaatttattagtcaaGACGTTTCATGTACGACGTAGTTCAACGAAATGATAAGTCGCAAATTTATTGTCTCTatttaatctttttaaaaGATGACTCATTTAAAAGACAACGTGACCtttaactttattttgtaaaataaaatccttgTTATGTCCTTTTATAAACAATCAAGGATATTcccattattatcatcattatttaaaattttctttgtctCTTTAAGCTtccggatttaaaaaaaaaaaattgaaaattcatttttttaaattttcaaacttaccaccaatttatttatttttaattgataaatttgaatatattttttaacaataaatatataagtatatgtatatatgtgtatatatttttttagaaattcgaAAACTTGATTAATGgaaattcgaattttattaacaataaaatttaaaaaaatgtcaaaaaaaatttttagtaaaaaaaataaaatgattattaaataaaataaaaaatactagacaatttaataataaacggAGTCATGTTTCGATCTATTGTCACAAATGTACACAAATGGTTATATGTTGATGGGAACAGCTGTTTATTTTAGATATACTCGGGGATCAGTAGCTGCTGCCGCCGTCagatagattttaaaaattggcgggaaaatttgaaatttaaaaatttgaaaattattcacgCCGTCGCGCGTGAGGaaggtcaattttttttgggaaattaaaaGAGTCTTGAGAATggaatccgaaatttttatgtatggaAATTTtgcgaatttaaatttcgcgccatTTAAGTTGTAtggtacagaaaaaaaatttgaatttgaaaaatttgtgtgtGAATTTGGATAGAGAATTTGAAGCcctgtaaaatgagtacccacaacccatatttatttttaataatttactatatgtatatttatatatttatttatatatagatatacatatataaatcttTTGATGAGACTAGAATATATAtggcatgtgggtactcattttaaagagCGCAGAattctctatttatttatatactttaatatatattttttgtaatatatttatatatatattttaaatatatataaatttctaaaatttaaaaaataagtagagcttgtgggtactcgtttGAGAGgtctttaaattctctacttTTCTGTGtacctaaaaatatatttttcaataattctctccttcatatatttatatatttattcaaatatatacaaattttgaaaattccaaaaaataaatccagtatgtgggtactcatttgaaagggcattaaattctctactTTTTTActcacataaatatataaatatatataaaaaagtaataaaaaattcattaacgtcatttttattacaatggCGTCACTAAAGATGTCACTAGTagtaacaaaaaaagtaaatgaaaaaacTGCAAGATTTAGAGGAAGACATTAAAGACAATATATTGACTCACTACCCACGCAAACAGTCTATCACTTTAATTACTACCGAGTTCATGAATGAAataatctataaataaatttttctttctccaTTTTgcaaaacaaatttattcatgataataaaatttaaaaaatccattttgACCCTCGCGTTTTTCAagttttacaaataaatacttcagacaaaagtccgaaattttcaatggcgtagtagatttttttatctcgTAACTTTTGAAgttaatgaattttgaaaattcgccagttttttttttttttttcaattagtaGTTAATTATTCTAATGAGAGACACTGAAAATACATTTGAGTTAACaatataattaactaattaaatgtacttgattatttaattcaacaGAAACACAACACACAATAAACTCAATGAAACCTTGACACCTCCGGCGAccttgagataaaaattaccttCAAACATCAATTACCTCCCACTCTCAGACGCTTAAAAAACTGTTAAACTtcaaaagattttataaacataaaaaaaaaaaaatatataaattcaatttaaactttaaattaaaattactcgtAAACTATCAAATCTACATAATAAACCAATTGacctttttttgtagcaaatttaatcccctacaatttttatttcaacaaaaaaagtgATGGGGCTGCTCATTAAAAAGTTACACTCCCATAAAcaattatctatttttttccccacggaaatttattttgaggtttgataaaaatagcaatatctcgaaaactatggATTTTTTGACATTTGTTCTAGAGAGTTaatttgtagagcattaaatttccttttttaaGAGTACTAACAACACCCAATTACTGTAATTACTACTCACAAATCCttcaattaatcaaaaatttgtagttttttttattcaggaTTTTTGCATCCACTTAAAGTAACGATATCGAGAACtatcaatttttcgaaatttttctaagATACAAAATTTGTAGGTCACAAAATTTCCTTTCCAATGAGCACCAACAAACCCCAATTACTTCAAATACTCTTTACAATATTCccaattaatcaaaatatatacaaatttccttaaaaattttgatctctACTAAAAAGAgcaatatctcaaaaactatcaatttttcgaaatttttctaagATACAAAATTTGTAGGTCACAAATTTTCCTTTCCAACGAGCACCAACAAACCCCAATTACTTCAATTACTCTTTACAATATTCccaattaatcaaaatatatcccaatttccttcaaaatttttatctctacTAAAAAGAgcaatatctcaaaaactatcaatttttcgaaatttttctaagATACAAAATTTGTAGGTCACAAAATTTCCTTTCCAACGAGAACCAACGAATCCCAATTACTTCAAATATTCTTCACAATATtcccaattaattaaaatagatccaaatttccttcaaaatttttatctactaAAAATACCATTATCTCAAAAactatcaatttttcaaaatttttctaagataCAAAATTTGTAGGTCACAAAATTTCCTTTCTAACGAGCACCAACAAACCccaattactttaattactcTTTACAATATTCccaattaatcaaaatatatccaaatttccttcaaaattttgatctcTACTAAAAACAGCATTATCTAAAAAactatcaatttttcaaaatttttctaagataCAAAATTTGTAGATCATAAAATTCCCTTTCCATTGACCATATTGACAATCAATTTATCTTCAGTATTCTTTGAAATATTAGCTATTAATCatcaaaacttcaaaaattaaagtaataattactttgattaatgaatatatacatccatatatatacattttaactTGTCGACGTCAGTATCCACTTTGAGTGCAAGGGCAATGAGGAGGAATGGGTTTGCATGTATatctatgtataaatatatatatatatatatatatgtatatgttaaAAGAGAAGATGAATAGACGTAGAGTAGGGTAAAATGAGGAGGTTGAGAGTGCAAGGTTTAGGGTAGGACGCAGCTCGCAGGAGCAGTAATATCGATCTCAATGGATTTAAACCCTCAACACAAAACTCACTCTCTACTGAGTCTCAGTATCTCAGTATGTCTATATTACAGTCTGTTAGTGTGTCACTATTTTCATCAACTTGCTCTAAATATCGTGATTTTAATTCATAGTCGagtattttttgttcattattattgacactaataataataataataattagtaatttttatttcgatatttCACTGAGAAAATATCAGATGATAAATGAATGTAAGCCagataacttaaaaaaaaactattttgtGATTTAACGCATCGGTGACTTGGGAGTGAAAGtgaatgatgataaaaaatcagtTATTTTGAGTTTTATTTACTGGGAGGGAAATGTCgaaggtaatttttaaaaatagattttgttttttcggtTATTTTTTTGGGGGGTGGGGGTGGTTTTGGGAGATTTTAAACTCGGGGATTGGCAGGCAGAGATAAGATTGAgacgaagaaataaaaataatacttttattaagaTAAAATTTCGGGGGTGGTTTAGGGAAATAGTAATTGTGGGGGTGGTTTTTAGCCCGGGGTACTTGGGATTGATTATTTCGGTGGGATGTGAGCTGGAGAAGAAATTTACAGCCGGTTCTTGTGCCTAGAGACGAAATTTGTGATATTGTTCCCGGTGGGTGCATTCGGATTTCGCGTTTTTGCGGTCTAGGGGTTGGTTTATgagtgagtttttttttaattctgggGGATTGATGTTCGGAGTAGTGGActctgttgaaaaaattttgattcgaTGGTTTTCGGCCAAATGCTTCGGATTTTCGTTTTTCTGGAAGAAGGGTTCCTTTGAATTTCGAGGTTTCATTGGGTGAAAGGGTCGATGTTCGAAAGGGTTTCATTAAAATTCGGTTGGATTGATGTTCGGTGCAGTAGACTCTGTGGGAAAAATGCCAATTCGTCGGTTTTTGACCAAATCCTGcgattttgagtttttctgACAGAAGGGttcctttaaaattttagttgttTTGAGTTAAAATTTCGGTTTTCATCGTGAAAATGCCATGTGATTATTAGTTTTCATTGTAAAATCGAGATTCAAAGAACAATTGAATagttttgaatataaaatctatgaaagttgacgtttttattcaaaatcacGAATTCGGATTTTGGGGTTTTGGTAAATTAGGTCAATTTCCACTGCGGAGAGCCGTTTAAATCGATTGTTTCAATAGAAAACAAAGTAACCAAAGTGTTaactaataatattaatataaatttataagaatcgATTTCTTTACCTAAGGGTGTCATTAGATTCCATTAATAGATTTTCATTATAAGCTTTGAAATTCCTCCAGCCGCAAATTAGGGTACTTATCACACAAAACACTCATTcgctcaataaattttatcaaaattttaatttttctcttacAACCCGCGTccaaatttccaattttcaatttcgactaaaaaattttatttttcacgcgtcaacagttttttttaaattcccagTGTAATTTTCCGGAAAATGTTTACCCTACTAAAATTtgattactgttttttttttgggaatgaattttctaaaaataaatttatcttgaaaaaaagtcggggtgaaaatttcaaaggcttaaatatttaaattaaaaaaaattaatcgcgtG
The DNA window shown above is from Microplitis mediator isolate UGA2020A chromosome 1, iyMicMedi2.1, whole genome shotgun sequence and carries:
- the LOC130678212 gene encoding T-complex protein 11-like protein 1; amino-acid sequence: MEDKNSDPSPSSSSGINKSSDDNKDRQWSANFLTGASPPKFVSLDEIINAANGMTNMALAHEIAVDKNFKLDPALFSNDINGYGNDDDEGQDDDGTKTKKLQKKVKEIMHNAFWNLLKQQLNDDPPDYTQALVLLREIRETLEDLVLPHHKKIRENLREILDIDLIKQQAEKGVLNFTHYSHYVLNLMSKICAPVRDDKIRELLECTDIVDTFKGIMETLQLMKLDLANFTITMMRPNIVASSIEYEKKKFAQFLEIQADGLQNTRRWLLKHLDDKKIEGANDVNGLKQVTHYLLAEAYLDLLNWDSCPEAETLMLDQGRLLELRDKINRLTIIGSILLICGSTVGGLMQDVDKFKKNVKQHLDIILDTVHSNKELEKIMPNVVIQIKEDINVILKEVHNKELDKETESILERQIMELTNEDHKIRSLVNLRIRQFLEKIILSQNAVPTQVPPGLSSLQEELASIAARFFIIVAHNRSVFGDYYQEIVATEISKRKSTLGSMNHDNAIMDA